In Pantoea cypripedii, the following proteins share a genomic window:
- the panS gene encoding ketopantoate/pantoate/pantothenate transporter PanS, with translation MLGKITRLFPLWAVLLSVAAYYSPSTFLGIGPWVTYLLMLIMFGMGVTLNINDFKRVLVRPAPVIAGTFLHYLVMPLAAWGLAKLFQMPPDLAAGMILVGSVASGTASNVMIYLAKGDVALSVTISSVSALVGVFATPLLTRFYVDTHIQVDVIGMLLSIVKIVVVPIGLGLIIHHSMNSVVRRVEPYLPAFSMVCILLIISAVVAGSQGFIGSVGLVVIAAVIMHNAIGLLGGYWGGKLFGFDESTCRTLALEVGMQNSGLAATLGKLYFSPLAALPGALFSVWHNLSGSLLAGYWSGKPIKKK, from the coding sequence CCTGTTCCCGCTGTGGGCTGTGCTGCTCTCCGTCGCGGCCTATTATTCACCGTCTACCTTCCTTGGCATTGGCCCGTGGGTGACGTATCTGCTGATGCTGATTATGTTTGGCATGGGCGTGACGCTAAATATCAATGATTTCAAACGCGTGCTGGTGCGTCCGGCTCCGGTTATTGCCGGGACTTTCCTGCATTATCTGGTGATGCCGCTGGCGGCCTGGGGTCTGGCGAAGTTATTCCAGATGCCGCCGGACCTGGCGGCGGGCATGATTCTGGTGGGCAGCGTTGCCAGTGGCACCGCGTCTAACGTGATGATTTATCTGGCGAAGGGTGATGTGGCTTTGTCCGTGACCATCTCCTCGGTCTCGGCGCTGGTGGGCGTATTTGCCACGCCGCTGCTGACGCGTTTCTATGTCGATACCCATATTCAGGTGGATGTGATCGGCATGCTGCTCAGTATCGTTAAAATCGTGGTGGTCCCGATTGGGCTGGGCCTGATTATCCATCACTCGATGAACAGCGTGGTACGTCGCGTCGAACCTTATCTGCCGGCGTTCTCCATGGTGTGTATTCTGCTGATCATCAGCGCGGTGGTGGCGGGCAGCCAGGGCTTTATCGGCTCAGTCGGCCTGGTGGTGATCGCTGCGGTGATTATGCACAACGCCATTGGTTTGCTGGGTGGCTACTGGGGTGGCAAGCTGTTTGGCTTTGACGAATCCACCTGCCGTACCCTGGCGCTGGAAGTGGGGATGCAAAACTCCGGTCTGGCGGCAACGCTGGGCAAACTCTACTTCTCGCCGCTGGCCGCGCTGCCTGGCGCGCTGTTCTCGGTATGGCATAACCTGTCGGGTTCGCTGCTGGCCGGTTACTGGTCAGGCAAACCCATCAAGAAGAAGTAA
- a CDS encoding YhgN family NAAT transporter, with amino-acid sequence MTEMISATILLLLIMDPLGNLPIFMSVLKHLEPKRRRVVLIREMLIALVLMLLFLFAGERILLFLNLRTETVSISGGIILFLIAIRMIFPSAESSSTGLPAGEEPFLVPLAIPLVAGPSLLATLMLLSHQYPNQMLHLVGALMIAWGVTVVILLLSGLFLRLLGDKGVNALERLMGLILIMLATQMFLDGIRAYLKL; translated from the coding sequence ATGACTGAAATGATTTCCGCCACCATATTATTGCTGCTGATCATGGACCCGCTGGGCAACCTGCCGATATTTATGTCGGTTTTGAAGCACCTGGAACCCAAACGGCGGCGGGTGGTGCTGATTCGCGAGATGCTGATTGCGCTGGTACTGATGCTGCTGTTTTTATTCGCCGGTGAGCGAATTCTGCTTTTTCTTAATCTGCGCACGGAAACGGTATCGATTTCCGGCGGCATCATTTTGTTTCTGATCGCCATTCGCATGATTTTCCCGTCAGCGGAGAGCAGCAGTACCGGCTTGCCCGCCGGGGAAGAACCGTTTCTGGTGCCGCTGGCAATTCCGCTGGTTGCCGGGCCGTCACTGCTGGCGACGCTGATGCTGTTGTCGCATCAATATCCCAACCAAATGCTGCATCTGGTGGGCGCGCTGATGATTGCCTGGGGCGTCACGGTGGTAATTTTGCTGCTGTCCGGGTTGTTTCTGCGTCTGCTGGGGGATAAAGGCGTGAATGCGCTGGAACGTCTGATGGGGTTGATTTTGATTATGCTGGCAACGCAGATGTTTCTGGATGGGATTCGTGCTTACCTGAAGTTGTAA
- the asd gene encoding aspartate-semialdehyde dehydrogenase, whose translation MKNVGFIGWRGMVGSVLMSRMSEERDFDVINPVFFSTSQLGQAAPTFGGKSTGALQDAFDIDALKALDIIITCQGGDYTSEVYPKLRASGWQGYWIDAASTLRMKDDAIIILDPVNHQVIRQGLDSGIKTFVGGNCTVSLMLMSLGGLFANDLVEWTSVATYQAASGGGARHMRELLTQMGMLHDHVAKSLQNPASAILEIERSVTDFTRSGTLPTDNFGVPLAGSLIPWIDKQLENGQSREEWKGQAETNKILGSQKVIPVDGLCVRVGALRCHSQAFTLKLKKDVPLAEIEQLLAAHNEWVKVVPNDRDITMRELTPAAVTGTLATPVGRLRKLNMGPEYLSAFTVGDQLLWGAAEPLRRMLRLLVD comes from the coding sequence ATGAAGAATGTAGGTTTTATTGGTTGGCGTGGTATGGTCGGCTCCGTGCTGATGTCCCGCATGAGCGAAGAACGTGATTTTGATGTGATCAATCCGGTCTTCTTCTCCACTTCGCAACTTGGCCAGGCGGCACCGACCTTCGGTGGTAAGTCGACCGGCGCGTTGCAGGATGCTTTTGATATTGATGCGCTGAAGGCGCTCGATATTATTATCACCTGCCAGGGTGGCGATTATACCAGTGAAGTCTATCCGAAGCTGCGCGCCAGCGGCTGGCAGGGTTACTGGATTGACGCCGCTTCGACGCTGCGCATGAAAGATGACGCCATCATTATTCTCGATCCGGTCAACCATCAGGTGATTCGCCAGGGCCTCGACAGCGGTATCAAAACCTTTGTTGGCGGTAACTGCACCGTAAGCCTGATGCTGATGTCACTTGGCGGCCTGTTCGCGAATGATCTGGTGGAGTGGACCTCCGTGGCGACGTATCAGGCGGCTTCCGGCGGCGGTGCGCGTCATATGCGTGAGCTGCTGACCCAGATGGGTATGCTGCACGATCACGTGGCGAAATCATTGCAGAACCCGGCCTCGGCTATCCTCGAAATCGAGCGTAGCGTGACCGACTTCACCCGTTCCGGCACCCTGCCGACCGATAACTTCGGCGTACCGCTGGCGGGCAGCCTGATTCCGTGGATCGACAAACAGCTGGAAAACGGCCAGAGCCGCGAAGAGTGGAAAGGCCAGGCCGAGACCAACAAAATCCTCGGCAGCCAGAAAGTGATCCCGGTGGATGGCCTGTGCGTACGCGTGGGTGCACTGCGTTGCCACAGCCAGGCGTTTACGCTGAAGCTGAAAAAAGATGTGCCGCTGGCTGAAATTGAACAGCTGCTGGCTGCGCACAACGAATGGGTGAAAGTGGTGCCGAACGATCGTGACATCACCATGCGTGAACTGACCCCTGCGGCAGTCACCGGCACTCTGGCGACCCCGGTGGGTCGTCTGCGTAAGCTGAACATGGGGCCGGAATATCTCTCGGCCTTCACCGTCGGTGACCAGCTGTTATGGGGCGCGGCTGAACCGCTGCGCCGTATGCTGCGTCTGCTGGTGGACTAA
- the glgB gene encoding 1,4-alpha-glucan branching enzyme, which yields MSELPDRQAINALFAGNYSDPFSLLGMHQTAEGLEVRALLPDASEVWVIETNTGRKCAQLECLDSRGFFCGVIPRRKNLFRYQLAVNWHGQQNLIDDAYRFGPLLEEMDAWLLAEGTHLRPYETLGAHGTTIDGVSGTRFSVWAPNARRVSVVGEFNYWDGRRHPMRFRRELGIWELFVPGAFNGQLYKFEIIDAFGQMRIKADPFAFEAQMRPQTASMICGLPPKTEMTPERKAANGFDAPISIYEVHLGSWRRHTENNFWLSYKELSEQLIPYVKEMGFTHIELLPINEHPFDGSWGYQPLGMYAPTRRFGTRDEFRQFIASAHAAGINVLLDWVPGHFPSDDFGLAKFDGTELYEHSDPREGYHQDWNTLIYNFGRREVSNFLSGNALYWLERFGIDGLRVDAVASMIYRDYSRAEGEWIPNQYGGRDNLEAISFLRYTNRILGRAAPGSITVAEESTDYPGVSRPPEAGGLGFWFKWNLGWMHDTLDYMKHDPVHRRYHHNLMTFGMLYNYTENFVLPLSHDEVVHGKRSILDRMPGDPWQKFANLRAYYGWMWAFPGKKLLFMGGEFAQGKEWNHDTSLDWHLLEGADNWHHGVQRLVRDLNHTYRHYTPLHQLDFDAQGFEWLVVDDHENSVFAFARRDREGNEVIVVSNFTPVPRLHYRFGVNQAGSWREVLNTDQHDYHGSDLRNHQVHTDDIESHGRSQSLSLSLPPLATVWLVREGE from the coding sequence ATGTCAGAGCTTCCCGATCGCCAGGCGATCAATGCCCTGTTTGCGGGTAATTATTCCGATCCGTTTTCTCTACTGGGGATGCACCAGACTGCAGAAGGTCTGGAGGTGCGGGCTTTACTGCCTGATGCATCAGAGGTGTGGGTGATAGAAACCAACACCGGACGTAAATGCGCCCAGCTTGAATGTCTCGACTCACGTGGTTTCTTTTGTGGTGTGATCCCGCGCCGTAAAAATCTGTTTCGCTATCAGCTAGCGGTGAACTGGCATGGTCAGCAGAATCTGATCGACGATGCCTATCGCTTTGGTCCGCTGCTGGAAGAAATGGATGCCTGGCTACTGGCGGAAGGCACCCATTTACGACCCTATGAAACGCTGGGTGCCCACGGCACCACCATTGATGGTGTCAGCGGTACGCGTTTTTCCGTCTGGGCGCCGAATGCCCGGCGCGTCTCGGTGGTCGGTGAATTTAACTACTGGGATGGCCGTCGCCATCCGATGCGTTTCCGACGCGAACTGGGTATCTGGGAGCTGTTTGTTCCGGGAGCGTTTAACGGGCAGCTGTATAAATTCGAGATCATCGATGCCTTTGGCCAGATGCGTATCAAAGCCGATCCCTTCGCGTTTGAGGCCCAGATGCGCCCGCAGACGGCCTCGATGATCTGCGGTCTGCCGCCGAAAACCGAGATGACGCCGGAACGTAAAGCGGCGAATGGTTTCGATGCGCCGATTTCGATTTACGAAGTGCACCTCGGTTCCTGGCGACGCCATACCGAGAATAACTTCTGGCTAAGTTACAAAGAGTTGTCGGAACAGCTGATTCCTTATGTCAAAGAGATGGGGTTTACCCATATTGAATTGCTGCCGATTAACGAACATCCGTTTGATGGCAGCTGGGGGTATCAGCCACTCGGCATGTATGCACCCACCCGCCGTTTTGGCACGCGTGACGAGTTCCGCCAGTTTATTGCCAGCGCCCATGCGGCAGGCATCAACGTGCTGCTGGACTGGGTGCCAGGCCACTTCCCCAGCGATGACTTCGGTCTGGCGAAGTTTGATGGCACCGAACTGTACGAACACAGCGACCCGCGTGAAGGCTACCATCAGGACTGGAACACCCTGATCTACAACTTTGGCCGCCGTGAAGTGAGCAATTTCCTGTCCGGGAATGCGCTGTACTGGCTGGAACGCTTTGGCATTGACGGGTTGCGGGTCGATGCGGTGGCATCGATGATTTATCGCGATTACAGCCGCGCTGAAGGCGAGTGGATCCCCAATCAATACGGTGGTCGTGATAACCTTGAGGCCATCTCCTTCCTGCGTTACACCAACCGTATCCTCGGGCGCGCGGCACCCGGCAGTATCACGGTAGCGGAAGAGTCCACCGACTACCCTGGCGTATCCAGGCCACCGGAAGCCGGGGGGCTTGGCTTCTGGTTCAAGTGGAACCTCGGCTGGATGCACGACACGCTGGATTACATGAAGCATGACCCGGTGCACCGACGCTACCATCACAACCTGATGACCTTCGGCATGCTGTACAACTACACCGAAAACTTCGTGCTGCCGCTGTCCCATGATGAAGTGGTGCATGGCAAACGTTCCATTTTGGATCGTATGCCGGGTGATCCCTGGCAGAAGTTTGCCAACCTGCGCGCCTACTACGGCTGGATGTGGGCGTTCCCCGGTAAGAAGCTGTTGTTTATGGGCGGTGAATTTGCTCAGGGCAAAGAGTGGAACCATGACACCAGCCTCGATTGGCATCTGCTGGAAGGGGCGGATAACTGGCACCACGGCGTACAGCGGCTGGTACGCGATCTCAACCATACCTATCGCCACTACACGCCGCTGCATCAGCTCGATTTTGATGCGCAGGGTTTTGAATGGCTGGTGGTGGACGATCATGAGAACTCGGTGTTTGCCTTTGCGCGGCGCGATCGTGAGGGCAATGAAGTTATCGTGGTCAGTAACTTCACCCCGGTGCCCCGTCTCCACTATCGCTTTGGTGTGAATCAGGCCGGTAGCTGGCGCGAAGTGCTGAATACCGACCAGCATGACTATCATGGCAGCGACCTGCGTAATCATCAGGTGCATACCGACGACATTGAGAGCCATGGGCGTTCGCAATCCCTCAGTTTATCCCTGCCGCCGCTGGCGACGGTCTGGCTGGTGCGGGAGGGAGAATAA
- the glgX gene encoding glycogen debranching protein GlgX, with protein sequence MLESGQPAPLGANYDGHGVNFTLFSRHAEKVELCLFDHHGVERRFPLPQRSGDIWHGYFPGLKPGQRYGYRVHGPWVPAQGHRFNPAKLLVDPCARAVVGDVPDDPRFFNGSTTPDKQDNAAIAPKSLVIAEDFDWDEDQPLRTPWGKTVIYEAHVRGLTKQHPEIPERLRGTYAALGHPVMVKHLRHLGITALELMPIAHFASEPRLLRLGLSNYWGYNPVALWAVDPRYASGEDGLTPLQEFQQAVKRLHAAGIEVILDVVFNHTAELDEIGPVIAMRGIDNASYYWLNGQGEYQNWTGCGNTLNLSDVQVMEWVLEGLRHWVRDCHIDGFRFDLASVLGRTPEFRQDAPLFAAIKACPILSKVKLIAEPWDVGPGGYQVGNYPPAFAEWNDHFRDTARRYWLLGELNNGDFARRFAASSDVFQHAARLPHASLNLITAHDGFTLRDAVSFNHKHNQANGEDNRDGNSSNFSNNHGHEGLHVSFDIVERRRLSVHALLTTLLLAQGTPMLLAGDERGHSQHGNNNAYCQDNPLTWLDWQQDDSGLIDFTAALIHLRQRIPALTADRWWQEGDGNVQWFNASGKPLEDEEWGQGAHRMQILLSSRWLITINATDTVSDLALPDGEWRAIPPFAGEDNPILTTVWHGPAHGVCVFQKRS encoded by the coding sequence ATGCTGGAAAGCGGGCAGCCCGCACCGCTGGGCGCGAACTATGATGGTCACGGCGTCAACTTCACGCTGTTTTCCCGCCATGCGGAAAAAGTGGAGCTGTGCCTGTTTGACCATCATGGAGTGGAACGACGCTTCCCATTGCCGCAGCGCAGCGGCGATATCTGGCATGGTTACTTTCCCGGTCTGAAACCGGGGCAGCGTTACGGCTATCGTGTGCATGGCCCGTGGGTACCCGCGCAGGGACATCGTTTTAACCCGGCGAAGCTACTGGTGGATCCCTGTGCCAGAGCGGTGGTCGGTGATGTGCCGGACGATCCGCGTTTTTTCAACGGCAGTACCACGCCGGACAAGCAGGATAATGCGGCCATCGCGCCAAAATCGCTGGTGATCGCCGAAGATTTTGACTGGGATGAAGACCAGCCGCTGCGCACCCCCTGGGGCAAAACGGTGATTTATGAAGCGCATGTCCGCGGGTTAACCAAGCAACATCCGGAAATTCCGGAAAGATTGCGCGGGACTTATGCGGCGCTGGGGCATCCTGTTATGGTTAAGCACCTGCGCCATCTTGGCATCACGGCACTGGAACTGATGCCGATTGCTCATTTTGCCAGTGAACCGCGTCTGCTGCGGCTGGGGCTGAGTAATTACTGGGGCTATAACCCGGTGGCGCTGTGGGCGGTCGATCCGCGCTATGCCTCGGGTGAAGATGGCCTGACGCCGTTGCAGGAATTTCAGCAGGCAGTAAAACGGCTGCATGCGGCGGGTATCGAGGTGATTCTCGACGTGGTGTTTAACCACACCGCCGAGCTGGATGAAATCGGCCCGGTGATCGCGATGCGTGGCATCGACAACGCCAGTTATTACTGGCTTAACGGGCAGGGCGAGTACCAGAACTGGACCGGCTGTGGCAACACGCTCAATCTCAGCGATGTTCAGGTGATGGAATGGGTGCTGGAAGGGCTGCGCCACTGGGTGCGAGACTGCCACATTGACGGCTTCCGTTTCGATCTGGCCTCGGTGCTGGGGCGCACGCCGGAATTCCGTCAGGATGCGCCGTTGTTTGCGGCCATTAAAGCCTGCCCGATTTTGTCCAAAGTGAAACTGATTGCCGAACCCTGGGATGTCGGTCCCGGCGGTTATCAGGTCGGCAATTATCCGCCAGCGTTTGCCGAGTGGAACGATCACTTTCGTGATACGGCACGACGCTACTGGCTGCTCGGTGAGCTAAACAACGGTGATTTTGCCCGGCGTTTTGCCGCCTCCAGCGACGTTTTCCAGCATGCGGCACGTCTGCCGCACGCCAGTCTCAATCTGATCACTGCCCATGACGGCTTTACGCTGCGTGATGCGGTGAGTTTCAACCATAAACACAATCAGGCTAACGGCGAAGACAATCGCGACGGCAACAGCAGCAACTTCAGCAATAACCACGGTCATGAAGGGCTGCATGTCAGTTTCGATATTGTCGAGCGGCGGCGGCTCAGCGTGCATGCGTTGCTGACGACGCTGTTGCTGGCGCAGGGCACGCCGATGCTGCTGGCCGGTGACGAACGCGGTCACAGCCAGCATGGCAACAACAATGCGTATTGTCAGGACAACCCGCTGACCTGGCTGGACTGGCAACAGGATGATTCAGGACTGATCGACTTCACTGCCGCGTTAATCCATCTGCGCCAGCGCATTCCCGCGCTAACCGCAGATCGCTGGTGGCAGGAAGGCGATGGCAACGTGCAGTGGTTCAATGCCAGCGGCAAACCACTGGAGGATGAGGAATGGGGACAGGGGGCGCACAGAATGCAGATCCTGCTCTCCAGCCGCTGGTTAATAACAATTAACGCCACGGATACGGTGAGTGACCTCGCCTTACCAGACGGAGAGTGGCGCGCCATTCCTCCATTCGCCGGGGAAGATAACCCCATTTTGACAACTGTCTGGCACGGGCCCGCACACGGTGTGTGTGTGTTCCAAAAGCGATCATAA
- the glgC gene encoding glucose-1-phosphate adenylyltransferase, with protein sequence MVNLERTDHLMLARQLPTQTVALILAGGRGTRLKDLTAKRAKPAVHFGGKFRIIDFALSNCLNSGIRRIGVITQYQSHTLVQHIQRGWSIFNEEMNEFVDLLPAQQRLSTDHWYRGTADAVTQNLDIIRRYNAQYIVILAGDHIYKMDYSRMLLDHVDRGAKCTIACMPVPLEEATAFGVMAVDAENNVVDFVEKPPVPPSMPGDDSKALASMGIYVFDADYLYQLLEEDAQIPDSNHDFGKDLLPKIVARGEGYAHSFTLSCVQSDESAEPYWRDVGTLEAYWRANLDLASVTPELDMYDHTWPIRTHMEPLPPAKFVQDRSGSHGMTMNSLVSGGCIISGSVVVNSVLFPRVRVNSFCNIDSSVLLPDVVVGRSCRLRRCVIDRACVLPEGIVIGENPDEDSRRFYRSEEGIVLVTRTMLARLAGAVGR encoded by the coding sequence ATGGTTAATTTAGAGAGAACAGATCATCTGATGCTGGCACGCCAGCTCCCTACACAGACGGTGGCCCTGATCCTTGCCGGGGGCCGTGGTACTCGCCTGAAGGACCTGACAGCCAAACGCGCCAAACCTGCGGTGCACTTTGGCGGGAAGTTCCGCATCATCGACTTTGCGCTGTCCAATTGCCTCAACTCTGGCATCCGGCGCATTGGCGTGATTACGCAATATCAGTCACATACGCTGGTGCAGCATATCCAGCGTGGCTGGTCGATTTTCAACGAAGAGATGAACGAATTTGTCGATTTGCTGCCCGCACAACAGCGATTATCTACCGATCACTGGTATCGCGGCACGGCGGATGCGGTAACGCAGAACCTCGACATTATTCGCCGTTATAACGCGCAGTACATCGTGATCCTCGCCGGGGATCATATCTACAAAATGGATTACTCACGCATGCTGCTGGATCATGTGGATCGGGGGGCTAAATGCACCATCGCCTGCATGCCAGTGCCGCTGGAGGAAGCCACGGCGTTTGGCGTGATGGCGGTTGATGCCGAGAACAACGTCGTCGATTTTGTGGAAAAACCCCCCGTTCCCCCGTCAATGCCCGGCGATGACAGCAAGGCACTGGCCAGCATGGGGATTTATGTGTTTGACGCGGATTATCTCTACCAGCTGCTGGAAGAAGACGCGCAGATACCCGACTCCAATCACGATTTCGGTAAAGATTTGCTGCCGAAAATCGTGGCCAGGGGCGAGGGCTACGCGCACTCCTTCACCTTGTCCTGCGTGCAGAGTGACGAATCTGCCGAACCCTACTGGCGCGATGTCGGAACGCTCGAAGCCTACTGGCGTGCCAATCTGGATTTAGCTTCCGTCACACCGGAACTGGACATGTATGACCATACCTGGCCGATCCGCACCCACATGGAACCGTTACCGCCAGCGAAGTTCGTTCAGGACCGCTCTGGCAGTCACGGTATGACGATGAATTCGCTGGTTTCCGGCGGCTGCATTATCTCCGGTTCCGTGGTGGTGAATTCGGTGCTGTTCCCGCGCGTACGCGTCAATTCGTTTTGCAATATCGATTCTTCGGTGCTGCTGCCTGATGTGGTGGTTGGTCGATCCTGCCGTCTGCGCCGCTGCGTGATTGATCGCGCCTGCGTGTTGCCAGAAGGCATTGTGATTGGCGAAAACCCGGACGAAGACAGCCGCCGATTTTACCGTTCAGAAGAGGGCATCGTTCTGGTGACGCGCACCATGTTAGCCAGGCTGGCGGGTGCCGTAGGCAGATAA
- the glgA gene encoding glycogen synthase GlgA, with protein MQVLHVCSELFPLLKTGGLADVVGALPQAQIAGGTDTRVLLPAYPDLRKGIPDTEIVAELPTFAGFVRLLYGHFNGVGIYLIDAPGLYERPGSPYHDESQFAYVDNYLRFALLGWMGCELACGLDTFWRPDIVHAHDWHAGLTCAYLEARGRPAKSVFTVHNLAYQGLFSANHLEQIQLPRAFFNMHGLEFYGQISYLKAGLFYADHITAVSPTYALEITRPEFGYGMEALLAQRLREGRLSGVLNGVDPAIWDPAHDLLLTARYNRDTLESKAENKRQLQIAMGLKVDDKVPVFCVISRLTRQKGLDLVLEALPGLLAQGGQLVLLGQGDAELQQGFLAAAAEHPGSVGVQIGYHEAFSHRIVGGADVILVPSRFEPCGLTQLYGLKYGTLPLVRRTGGLADTVNDSSLENLADGIASGFSFEDSNAWSLLRAIRRAFVLWSRPSLWRFVQRQAMGMDFSWQVAAQAYRDLYQRLL; from the coding sequence ATGCAGGTTTTACATGTCTGTTCAGAACTTTTCCCGCTTTTGAAAACTGGCGGGTTGGCTGATGTTGTCGGCGCATTACCGCAGGCACAGATTGCCGGTGGTACGGATACGCGGGTACTGCTTCCCGCGTATCCTGACCTGCGTAAAGGGATTCCGGATACGGAAATTGTGGCGGAACTGCCCACCTTTGCCGGGTTTGTTCGTTTACTTTATGGACATTTCAACGGTGTTGGCATTTATTTAATTGATGCGCCGGGATTGTATGAACGCCCCGGCAGTCCGTACCACGACGAATCACAGTTCGCCTATGTCGATAACTATCTGCGTTTTGCGCTGCTCGGCTGGATGGGTTGTGAACTGGCTTGTGGGCTGGATACCTTCTGGCGGCCCGATATCGTGCATGCGCATGACTGGCATGCTGGCTTAACCTGCGCCTATCTGGAAGCGCGTGGCCGTCCGGCGAAGTCGGTGTTTACCGTGCACAACCTGGCTTATCAGGGGTTGTTCTCGGCCAATCATCTGGAACAGATTCAGCTGCCGCGTGCATTTTTCAATATGCACGGGCTGGAGTTTTACGGCCAGATTTCTTACCTCAAGGCTGGCCTGTTTTATGCCGATCATATTACTGCTGTCAGCCCGACTTATGCGCTGGAGATCACCCGGCCGGAGTTTGGTTACGGCATGGAAGCGCTGCTGGCACAGCGCCTGCGCGAAGGGCGATTGAGCGGCGTGCTTAACGGCGTCGATCCGGCAATCTGGGACCCGGCGCATGATCTGTTGCTGACCGCGCGTTACAACCGCGACACGTTAGAGAGCAAGGCCGAAAACAAACGTCAGCTGCAAATTGCCATGGGGCTGAAGGTGGATGACAAAGTGCCGGTATTTTGCGTCATCAGCCGCCTGACCCGGCAAAAAGGCCTGGATCTGGTGCTGGAAGCGTTACCCGGTTTGCTGGCGCAGGGCGGTCAGCTGGTGTTGCTCGGCCAGGGTGATGCAGAGTTGCAGCAGGGATTTCTGGCGGCAGCGGCGGAGCATCCTGGTAGCGTCGGCGTGCAGATTGGTTATCACGAAGCGTTCTCGCACCGTATCGTCGGTGGGGCGGATGTGATTCTGGTGCCAAGCCGTTTTGAACCCTGTGGTCTGACACAACTTTATGGTTTGAAATACGGCACGCTGCCCCTGGTACGTCGTACCGGCGGGCTGGCCGATACGGTGAATGACAGTTCGCTGGAAAACCTGGCTGATGGCATCGCCAGTGGCTTCAGCTTCGAAGACAGTAATGCCTGGTCGCTGTTGCGAGCGATCCGGCGCGCATTTGTACTGTGGTCCCGTCCTTCCCTGTGGCGCTTTGTTCAGCGTCAGGCGATGGGGATGGATTTTAGTTGGCAGGTGGCAGCACAAGCCTACCGCGATCTTTATCAACGTTTGCTGTAA